In a genomic window of Chaetodon trifascialis isolate fChaTrf1 chromosome 8, fChaTrf1.hap1, whole genome shotgun sequence:
- the LOC139335343 gene encoding rho-related GTP-binding protein Rho6-like — protein sequence MKERRLTQPFVARCKLVLVGDVQCGKTAMLQVLAKDCYPETYVPTVFENYTACLELEDQRVELSLWDTSGSPYYDNVRPLCYSDSDAVLLCFDISRPDIVDSALKKWKAEIQDFCPSTRILLIGCKTDLRTDVCTRMELSNQKQTPISHEQGSSMAKQLGAEAYLECSAFTSEKSIHSVFRTAALACMNKLQPANKPSPVRRLSKRLLHLPSKTELLSSTFSKDKSKSCSIM from the exons ATGAAGGAAAGAAGACTCACGCAGCCGTTTGTAGCGCGGTGTAAACTCGTGCTGGTCGGGGACGTCCAATGCGGTAAAACAGCGATGTTACAAGTCTTAGCCAAGGACTGCTATCCAGAG ACTTACGTCCCCACTGTGTTTGAGAACTACACGGCCTGTCTGGAGCTTGAAGACCAGCGTGTGGAGCTCAGCCTTTGGGACACATCAG GTTCTCCATACTACGACAACGTCAGACCCCTCTGCTACAGCGACTCAGATGCAGTGCTCTTATGCTTTGACATCAGCCGACCGGACATAGTAGACAGTGCACTGAAGAAG TGGAAAGCAGAGATCCAGGACTTCTGTCCCAGCACACGGATCCTGCTAATAGGCTGCAAGACAGACCTGCGCACAGACGTATGCACGCGCATGGAGCTGTCCAATCAGAAGCAGACTCCCATCTCCCATGAGCAG GGTTCATCCATGGCCAAGCAGCTTGGAGCAGAGGCTTACCTGGAGTGCTCAGCCTTCACATCAGAGAAGAGCATCCACAGCGTCTTCCGTACTGCGGCTCTGGCCTGCATGAACAAACTCCAGCCTGCCAATAAACCCAGCCCCGTCCGCCGCCTCTCCAAGAGACTCCtacacctgcccagcaagacagagctcctctcctccaccttcagcaAGGACAAGTCCAAGAGCTGCTCCATCATGTGA
- the prim1 gene encoding DNA primase small subunit isoform X1 gives MPSTDYDSACLPDLLPLYYRRLFPFSQYYRWLNYGGVQKNYFQNREFSFTLKDDIYVRYQSFSTQSELEKEMQKMNPYKIDIGAIYSHRPNQHNTVKSGTFQALEKELVFDIDMTDYDDVRSCCSAADICSKCWTLMTIAIRILNRALRDDFGFQHLLWVYSGRRGVHCWVCDEAARKLSVAARSAVAEYLSLVKGGEETVKKVVLTDPIHPFIRESLTVVEQYFPRYGLQDQGILSHKESVDKVLALVPEDVRKELQQDFQNEKKPETRWKLIKEQAIRKQGTAKKGQYFEKEIMLQYCYPRLDVNVSKGVNHLLKSPFSVHPKTGRISVPIDIKELDSFDPFAVPTISLICEELDRPRTGEEEEKSEDIKDKDNEKDTTERRKIRDYKRTSLAKYVKSFDQFVDGLARSWKGDLLKKSDLQKEF, from the exons ATGCCGTCCACAGATTATGACTCGGCCTGTCTGCCGGACTTATTACCGCTGTACTACCGACGGCTGTTCCCCTTCTCCCAGTATTACCGCTGGCTAAACTATGGAGGAG TGCAGAAGAACTACTTTCAGAATCGAGAGTTCTCCTTCACCCTCAAAGATGACATCTATGTCCGCTACCAGTCATTCAGCACACAGAGCGAGCTggagaaagaaatgcagaagATGAACCCTTACAAGATTGACATTGGAGCAATATACAGTCACCGG CCCAatcaacacaacacagtgaAGTCAGGGACCTTCCAGGCCCTGGAGAAGGAGCTGGTGTTTGATATCGACATGACCGATTATGATGATgtcagaagctgctgcag TGCCGCAGACATTTGCTCCAAGTGCTGGACCCTGATGACCATTGCTATTCGCATCCTGAATAGAGCTCTTCGAG ACGACTTCGGGTTCCAGCACCTGCTGTGGGTTTACTCTGGCAGAAGAGGAGTGCACTGCTGGGTGTGTGATGAAGCTGCCAGGAAGCTCTCTGTGGCAGCACGCTCTGCAGTTGCAGAATACCTCAGCCTGGTTAAG GGAGGTGAAGAGACTGTGAAGAAAGTTGTGCTGACAGATCcaattcatccattcatcag AGAGTCTTTGACAGTGGTGGAGCAATACTTTCCCCGGTACGGACTACAGGACCAGGGCATACTCAGCCACAAGGAGTCTGTAGACAAAGTGCTTGCACTCGTGCCTGAAG ATGTAAGAAAAGAATTGCAGCAGGACTTCCAGAACGAAAAGAAACCGGAGACCCGCTGGAAACTGATCAAGGAACAAGCCATTCGGAAACAG GGCACTGCCAAAAAGGGCCAATACTTTGAGAAAGAAATCATGCTGCAGTATTGTTACCCACGGCTTGATGTGAATGTCAGTAAAGGTGTGAACCACTTGCTGAAGAGCCCCTTCAGTGTTCATCCCAAAACAG GACGCATTTCGGTTCCCATTGACATCAAAGAATTAGACTCATTTGATCCTTTTGCTGTGCCAACAATCAG CCTGATCTGTGAGGAGCTGGATCGACCCAGGACAGGCGAAGAGGaagagaagtcagaggacatCAAGGACAAGGACAACGAGAAGGATACAACAGAAAGACGAAAGATAAGAG ATTACAAAAGAACAAGTCTGGCGAAGTACGTGAAATCCTTTGATCAGTTTGTGGATGGATTGGCTCGTTCATGGAAAGGAGACCTTCTCAAAAAAAGTG aTCTCCAGAAGGAATTCTGA
- the prim1 gene encoding DNA primase small subunit isoform X2, which produces MEEKNYFQNREFSFTLKDDIYVRYQSFSTQSELEKEMQKMNPYKIDIGAIYSHRPNQHNTVKSGTFQALEKELVFDIDMTDYDDVRSCCSAADICSKCWTLMTIAIRILNRALRDDFGFQHLLWVYSGRRGVHCWVCDEAARKLSVAARSAVAEYLSLVKGGEETVKKVVLTDPIHPFIRESLTVVEQYFPRYGLQDQGILSHKESVDKVLALVPEDVRKELQQDFQNEKKPETRWKLIKEQAIRKQGTAKKGQYFEKEIMLQYCYPRLDVNVSKGVNHLLKSPFSVHPKTGRISVPIDIKELDSFDPFAVPTISLICEELDRPRTGEEEEKSEDIKDKDNEKDTTERRKIRDYKRTSLAKYVKSFDQFVDGLARSWKGDLLKKSDLQKEF; this is translated from the exons ATGGAGGAG AAGAACTACTTTCAGAATCGAGAGTTCTCCTTCACCCTCAAAGATGACATCTATGTCCGCTACCAGTCATTCAGCACACAGAGCGAGCTggagaaagaaatgcagaagATGAACCCTTACAAGATTGACATTGGAGCAATATACAGTCACCGG CCCAatcaacacaacacagtgaAGTCAGGGACCTTCCAGGCCCTGGAGAAGGAGCTGGTGTTTGATATCGACATGACCGATTATGATGATgtcagaagctgctgcag TGCCGCAGACATTTGCTCCAAGTGCTGGACCCTGATGACCATTGCTATTCGCATCCTGAATAGAGCTCTTCGAG ACGACTTCGGGTTCCAGCACCTGCTGTGGGTTTACTCTGGCAGAAGAGGAGTGCACTGCTGGGTGTGTGATGAAGCTGCCAGGAAGCTCTCTGTGGCAGCACGCTCTGCAGTTGCAGAATACCTCAGCCTGGTTAAG GGAGGTGAAGAGACTGTGAAGAAAGTTGTGCTGACAGATCcaattcatccattcatcag AGAGTCTTTGACAGTGGTGGAGCAATACTTTCCCCGGTACGGACTACAGGACCAGGGCATACTCAGCCACAAGGAGTCTGTAGACAAAGTGCTTGCACTCGTGCCTGAAG ATGTAAGAAAAGAATTGCAGCAGGACTTCCAGAACGAAAAGAAACCGGAGACCCGCTGGAAACTGATCAAGGAACAAGCCATTCGGAAACAG GGCACTGCCAAAAAGGGCCAATACTTTGAGAAAGAAATCATGCTGCAGTATTGTTACCCACGGCTTGATGTGAATGTCAGTAAAGGTGTGAACCACTTGCTGAAGAGCCCCTTCAGTGTTCATCCCAAAACAG GACGCATTTCGGTTCCCATTGACATCAAAGAATTAGACTCATTTGATCCTTTTGCTGTGCCAACAATCAG CCTGATCTGTGAGGAGCTGGATCGACCCAGGACAGGCGAAGAGGaagagaagtcagaggacatCAAGGACAAGGACAACGAGAAGGATACAACAGAAAGACGAAAGATAAGAG ATTACAAAAGAACAAGTCTGGCGAAGTACGTGAAATCCTTTGATCAGTTTGTGGATGGATTGGCTCGTTCATGGAAAGGAGACCTTCTCAAAAAAAGTG aTCTCCAGAAGGAATTCTGA
- the naca gene encoding nascent polypeptide-associated complex subunit alpha yields MPGEATETVPVTEQEMQQPQVETGSGTESDSDDSVPELEEQDSAQTQTQQAQLAAAAEIDEEPVSKAKQSRSEKKARKAMSKLGLRQVTGVTRVTIRKSKNILFVITKPDVYKSPASDTYIVFGEAKIEDLSQQAQLAAAEKFKVQGEAVSNIQENTQTPTVQEESEEEEVDETGVEVKDIELVMSQANVSRAKAVRALKNNNNDIVNAIMELTM; encoded by the exons ATGCCTGGTGAAGCCACAGAAACGGTCCCAGTCACCGAGCaggagatgcagcagcctcaAGTGGAGACTG GATCTGGCACTGAGTCGGACAGTGATGACTCAGTCCCTGAGCTGGAGGAACAGGactctgcacagacacagacacagcaagCTCAG CTTGCCGCAGCTGCCGAAATAGACGAAGAACCTGTCAGCAAAGCCAAACAGAGCCGCAGTGAAAAGAAGGCACGAAAG GCGATGTCAAAGCTTGGTCTCAGGCAGGTAACAGGGGTCACCAGGGTCACCATTCGCAAGTCAAAGAACATCTTGTTTGTCATTACCAAGCCAGACGTCTACAAGAGCCCCGCATCAGACACATACATCGTCTTCGGTGAAGCTAAG ATCGAAGATCTTTCCCAGCAAGCCCAGctggctgctgcagaaaaatTCAAGGTACAGGGAGAAGCTGTATCAAACAtccaggaaaacacacagacgccAACAGTACAGGAGGAAAGCGAAGAAGAAGAG GTTGATGAGACCGGAGTTGAGGTCAAGGACATCGAACTCGTCATGTCACAAGCCAACGTGTCGCGAGCGAAGGCTGTACGCgccctgaaaaacaacaacaacgacattGTCAATGCTATTATG GAATTGACGATGTAA
- the LOC139334636 gene encoding nucleolar protein dao-5-like isoform X1 — protein sequence MSLPLVIPVAFPLSAAEVLNSSAPPELTVPTVSKAVPLENPPETSGPAQEIGGLEEASIQTNSEQPNGVAATQEMTKQTEEIGLVTTPVSVQEAAANPAGDSADLPVPEESVPSAETPIASSEGPQVDKEASPTKEAQSQESVVAAAESAHQEVEQNSTEARASGDEPRLVAEKILDDPKPSAPEDVSVNNEDGKAADSSETAVADSRNLCQEAVQEEVSPGDVNVNVATQNENPDKEEPAPLVSKAIQSKGTSKCEGPPLSTHHLSATPPAPASSQQPQAASGPAKTKGKNAKSMQGSSAPKAVPGRRKRSSMSASSSSPTSPKSTPSSTPLSPVPSPLASTPGSSSANETTRFTPKVVKAGKQGKAKKGEAFVPVSAPVECKVTAANEKPVEANFNQTVVEAKPAPVEPSKPSPPAAKPIATPPAFKVTSKPAVAAPVSFLDALASSPPKSVEVKTASSKSASAAVDDELPPLIPPEKPIKMPAFIPSVEKEGAKLPLNHQNNDTAPVEVTKVASKPKTDTAAAVEAAKPAPTEATKPVSDAKSAPVKAAKPAAEAKPAHVKATKSGPEAKPTPVKAAKPAAEAKPAPIEAKPSWLSVDFNNWKDWEDESDDENGHFDQFSDMMNNMGGDEDDLPDLDGADDDESADSDDEKMPDLE from the exons ATGTCCCTTCCCCTTGTTATTCCTGTTGCTTTTCCTTTATCAGCTGCAGAAGTATTGAATTCCTCTGCCCCTCCTGAGCTGACTGTTCCTACAGTCAGCAAGGCAGTCCCTTTGGAGAATCCTCCAGAAACCTCTGGTCCTGCTCAAGAGATAGGTGGTCTAGAAGAAGCTAGCATTCAGACTAATAGTGAGCAACCAAATGGTGTAGCTGCAACTCAAGAAATGACCAAGCAAACTGAAGAGATTGGGCTGGTGACAACACCTGTCTCAGTGCAAGAGGCAGCTGCTAACCCAGCAGGGGATTCAGCTGACTTGCCAGTTCCTGAGGAGTCTGTGCCTTCTGCTGAAACTCCCATTGCATCTTCAGAAGGCCCACAAGTTGATAAAGAAGCATCTCCAACTAAAGAGGCACAAAGTCAGGAGtcagttgttgctgctgcagaatcAGCCCATCAAGAGGTTGAGCAGAATTCTACTGAAGCAAGGGCCTCTGGAGATGAGCCCAGACTAGTAGCAGAAAAAATTCTTGATGATCCCAAACCGTCTGCACCTGAAGACGTCAGTGTGAACAATGAAGATGGGAAGGCAGCTGATTCCTCAGAGACTGCAGTAGCAGACTCGAGGAATCTTTGCCAGGAGGCAGTTCAAGAAGAAGTATCACCTGGTGATGTGAATGTCAATGTGGCTACTCAAAATGAAAATCCTGACAAGGAAGAACCTGCTCCACTTGTCTCGAAGGCCATTCAGTCAAAGGGGACGTCCAAATGTGAAGGCCCTCCTCTTTCCACACACCACCTGTCAG CCACACCTCCTGCCCCAGCTTCCTCCCAGCAACCTCAGGCAGCTTCTGGCCCTGCAAAGACCAAAGGCAAAAATGCCAAGAGTATGCAGGGTTCCTCTGCCCCAAAGGCTGTCCCTGGCAGAAGAAAACGATCCTCTatgtctgcctcttcctcttctcccaccTCGCCAAAATCAACTCCTTCCTCTACCCCCTTGTCCCCCGTGCCATCTCCCCTAGCTTCCACACCTGGCAGCTCGTCTGCAAATGAGACGACCCGATTCACCCCAAAAGTTGTCAAGGCTGGCAAACAAGGAAAAGCTAAGAAAGGAGAGGCATTTGTGCCTGTCTCTGCCCCTGTGGAGTGCAAGGTTACAGCAGCAAATGAAAAGCCAGTAGAGGCTAACTTCAATCAAACTGTAGTTGAAGCTAAACCTGCCCCAGTTGAGCCAAGCAAACCCTCACCACCTGCTGCAAAGCCTATTGCAACCCCACCTGCTTTTAAAGTTACTTCAAAGCCTGCGGTAGCAGCTCCAGTTTCATTTTTAGATGCTCTTGCTTCTAGCCCTCCCAAATCAGTTGAAGTTAAGACAGCATCATCAAAATCTGCTTCTGCAGCTGTTGATGATGAGCTTCCCCCACTTATCCCACCTGAGAAGCCAATTAAAATGCCAGCATTCATACCATCTGTTGAGAAAGAGGGTGCAAAACTTCCTCTAAATCATCAGAATAATGATACTGCCCCTGTAGAGGTTACTAAGGTAGCATCCAAACCCAAGACAGACACAGCCGCAGCTGTTGAGGCTGCCAAACCAGCCCCCACAGAGGCTACTAAACCAGTTTCTGATGCCAAATCTGCTCCTGTTAAAGCTGCCAAGCCAGCTGCTGAGGCCAAACCTGCTCATGTGAAGGCAACTAAATCAGGTCCTGAAGCAAAACCCACTCCTGTTAAGGCTGCTAAGCCAGCTGCTGAGGCCAAACCTGCCCCTATCGAGGCTAAGCCA